The sequence ATTCGTTCCTTGATTTATCTCGGTGTTTGTGTTTTTGGAGCTGTACATGTTTTCTCAGAAGAGGATAATTTGGCCTACATTACGATTGGGATATAAGTTCATCAAAAACAAACCTGGCACTACGTAATGTTTGGAATTTCTTCGTCTGCGTGTTCAAAATAACTGCGATTCTCCAGTGGCACAGGGAAATGAGAACAAGTGGAATTGCGGAGCGGATCACGAGCACCGAGAGTCCGTAGAAAAGTCGGTAGTGTTGTTTGTCGTGGTCCCAGGATTCCaggcaaaactgaaaattgaagggatttttcacagaatgtttttaaaattaatatttttaagatTCTGATGAAATTGTGGGCATCTATTCTTGTACATTCATAACGTCGCGTTtagttattttattgaatCAGTTGATCTCCTTCTTTCGATTCTACAAGTTACcaaatctagatttttttttctcacatcATAAATTATAAACTGTGCTTTAAGGGATTAGCGAGTGTGTATGAAAATAGggatttaacatttttcatcttttgcAAACGAATACTAtctcttattttttattttcttctcacgaaaaagaaaattaatattgctATATAAGCTTCTCCCACgtatttagatttttgatcTGATCTTTCTATCTCTGGATGCATTTATTTACAACTTTCCCATTAATGATattaattcattaaaaatgaacTAGGGAGAGACATATGCAAGCTTTcctctttttgcatttttcaaagtgtttaGGCTTGCGTTAAAGGAagtgaaaattgttgtttgCTCATTATCTGTGTATGTAGTCCGCAGCCACTTATTGGGTGGCAAAGTGTGAGTTTTTTGGGTGTCAAAAGACAAGAAAGTTGTTCCTTTAAAACTTTCCCACGCAACTTTGAAACATAAATCTCTTTTATCTTGCGAAAACTTTTCCTGTTTTCAGAAATGGGAAGggcgcaaaaatgttttgtctgtttttttttgtaaacattTTCATATGGCTTCAGTGCTCAACAATTACCATACATAATGTCACCCTCATCATCAATATCAATTAGGCAAATACGGAACTAAAGCTCCAAAAGCTTTCAAGgaacgaaaaagaaaaaagattggATTTCCGGGGGTCCATTGAACCTTTGGCACAAAAAGAGCTTTAAAAGGGGCTTACATGGCATGGTCCATAGCTGTCAACAAAATCTACCATCCGAATCATTGGCGACAAAACTGCAAACCCTCCCATCCAGATTCCAGCGATGATCAGCAAGCAAGTCCTGAAACATGAGAAAAAGCCGCAGGTGCAGGAAGTTGTTAGTCAATTGAGCTTACTTTTTAGACATTGGCTGACGGAACGGAGAAGCAACTAGAGAGTAGCGATCTAATGCAACTGCTGCTAGGGTCAGTGGTACCCACATGAGGGATAAGCCTTGTATGATGGAAACCATATAGCACATATACTTTCCGAAATGCCATACCCGTTGATAATAGGCTAATGGGGTCGCCCATAAGGAGAAACTTGTTATTAcctgaaaatgatgaaagttaaaaaaattttccaaaattgttttctaagtattatcacattttgaaaatacaaaagttcaaaatccgAAACCGAAAATGCATCTTTTCTCTAGtaagaatttttgagaacatttgtgcccagaaaagtttaaaatttacatcATTGTAAGGCTTCATATCTAAACTTTTGAACACTTTAGATCCTTATgcaaatgttttcagaaaaaaatccgttctcgtgttttccaaaaagtgttgGTTTTGAATCCAATCTGATCCACTAATAAGAGCACCCCCACATCATCTTATCTCAAGTTACCCGATTAGTAACAGGACactatttttttgcatttttcgagtagcggaaaaaacagaaaaaaacagaaaaagaatgCCCGAGCCATTGTTACTTACCAAGTCAGCCGCGGAGACGCTACTTATAAAAATGTTGGTGACTGTTTGCATTTCTCTCCTGCATATCACAATGAGCAATACAGCAAGATTTCCAACTAAGCTCAGGGCTCCCACCAAACCATACCCGACTGctaacactgaaaattttttaaagtaaaacaGTTAAGAACTTTGAAAGTTCTTACAGGTTTTCATATGAATTCCTATGTCAATCGCCGGGTACTCGCATTGAAAATCTGTTAAATTCGAGTCGatattcatctgaaaaaatatagtaTGCATTTATTTTCCTGTGAAGTTGCAAATTCAATcttaaaatcaaaagaaaagaggaagaaatatctaaaaatttttaacatcaGATGAACCAGgaagcatttgaaaaaacaataacttcagaaaataacaaactctgtaaaataatttttcctcttctaaaaacacgaaaaaatacctattttattctcatttttgcaaaaattggtcTGGACAATCATATATTAAacaaaagcgaaaaaaaacaactgagaTTTTGGAAATGAAACGACGTCAATAGTCTATAAAATGtcaaagaaagaaaatataggaaatatGAGACTGACAATTGCAACACTTCATGACAAGACATCATTTTGCAAATTGATGGAGGGGGCGTGTGTTCATTCCTTTTTTGCTTTATATTATAATATACAACTTTGAGATttacaaaactcaaaaaatttcaatacctTGGAAATGTAGAAAAGGGAAGAAATACTGAAAGCTAAAGTCCAATGACGACAAGAACTAACCTCCTATTtggtgttttttgttttcatttaacATTCTAAATTGGTAGtcttaataaaaatttaatgccaaaaattgagattctTGATCATTATGGACTAACGGGAGTATGTGGACTAAAAGTCATGGAGAGCAATAAGTGCTATGTACGTAAATGAAAGGCAAGGTTTTTTGGACCTCGGCTACTCTAGGTTCTATGCTTGCCGAGCACAATTAGAgacatttaaaattacaagTCAAGATGAGAAGCTAGGAAGTTGAAAGAATCTAAAAAGAGGATTGCTAAAAGAGGATCACATAGTTGAGCTGTCAAACAAATGTAAGATGGATGTATTTATTCGTGGGGAGATAAGTATCCGCGTAGTATGAAACTATTAATATGCtcatgtgtgtgtgttttgaTGTCTACTGATAGTAtgataaatatgaaaactaTTAATTTATATGAAGTCAAGAAGTACAACAAATGAGATCCAGATCTCCAGACACGAAATGAATCTCCGGGGCGGTGGCGACGTCCGGCCCGCTGGAAAGTGGGCGGGTCAAAGAGAGCAAAGGGTTGAGCCATAGAAGCTTCTGCGTCTCCTACTTGGAATAAGCTTAGAGGGAAGAAAGAAGGCGAATCTTAGTTCGTCTTTAATTGGGAAGTATACTGTAGTTTGGGTggtctgaaaatgagaagaaaaactGATCGGAATCTAAGTTTAATTGAGGACTTGCCATATTTCCTAGGACACTGAAACTGGGTGACGCGATTTTCAGAGGTTTCAGAGACTAGATGATATTCTTGAGATCtttcttttcaaatcaaaaatttgtttcaaaatcatgttatccaattttccagagtgaaaaaaatgaaacaaataaaacttaGAGCTTTGGAAGAACCGAAACAAAAGTTGAGCGTCGTATTCTACTTGATCTTGATAAccaaattttgtgaaagtCGTCATTaagctggaaattcaaaaaaaaaaatgcaatcatAACAAGGAAGTTGGGAAAATGTTCATTCAGCTAAACGAATATTTccgttatttttaaattttcacaatgttATCggataatataaaaattggttACGTtcgcaaaaacaaaaaacacttcGATGGAAAAGAAGATAAAAAAGTTGTCCTTAAAAATTTATCTAGATCATATTTTATATTCATGAAttcatctcaaaaattgtacCCAGTGAAAGGGCGACAATGAATGTCTAGCActaagatatttttaaaaccttcattgaaatataaaaatcagaAGCAAAAATTATCCTGACAGAAGTTAGTATaacattttcaactgaaaagagTACACATGATCCTCCAAATTTCCTATACTTTTGTTGCAAAAAGCGATCTCTCATTTGATCTTACTCCGACACTCCAGAAGTGATAGAAAGCATTGAGTAATGGGATTCTAATTGCACGCCCTTGGAGTCCCATCCTCCGTTttttagaggttttttttttagaggttttttttgtggcaCGGTAATGAATAGCCGCTTGATAGAAAACTTTTGCAAACTCTCACGTTTCTTTGAATCCGTGATGTGGGAGGAAAAGAATAGCAAACTTTTTGTCGGTTACACTAAGTTTCATAGACCCAATTAAATGAGAATTCATACTTTAAAAAGGTATTGTTGAAGATATCGAAGAATTGTACAAACTTACCAAGAATAATGACACATACTCCATAATCCGATCATATAACCAAAGAAAAACATGCGCCAAAAAGAAACAGCTAGAAAACGGAAGACTGTTCAAactaaattattattattgaatatttgcaaaattagatttatttAATCAAGGCTACTCCCACTACTCCCTCGCTTTTGCGGggtaagaaaaaacaaatgaaaaatctttcTGGGAGTAAGAGCTACAATAGTCATCTGCACTATCCAGTGAAATATTGAATTACAAATGTGTGTATgtataataaattaaaaaaaataagggGGTCGAGACCAAAAACTCCACGCTCATAAATCAGTTGTGATGCGTGAAATGAAAGCCACGAAGGAGCACGTTTGAGatcttttcaaacatttatttcttcagttctttaaaaattgaagttttcaatcaaattggATAACAttgttaaataaatattacgtaaatttatttctatttaGAATTACGTATGAGTTTGATGCATTTTAATCCAGAGATTAAAAAGGACTACGTGTTCTCAATTGATGGAAGATATTCGAGAAAAACTGGGGGAAGCCTTGTCCCCGTTTCATAATTTCGTACATATGAGCCCACGTATGTGCATGCATGTGATTCATTGATATTATTTCCCAGGGACCCTTGTGGGAACCTACAAAAGTTCACTTCAATCAACGCTGAACAGAATTTCTCACGTACACTGAGCATTTCCATGTTGAGTTGCAATTAAAAGTGTATCGTTGcaagttcaagaaaaaaaccaattagaATGTTTCTTTTAATATCGAATTCCGGCGAGCATCGTGGCCCCATCTCTTcgaaaaatagaacaaaactAAAATCACACGGCGACGgaagaatcgaaaaaaagatGATAGAAGAAAGGCAAAAGATCACACAAAAAGTTCCCGCCACCAATGTTTCTGCTCATTTACACTTAAGAAACATAAAACAATGGGAAGTGTTTGAATGGCTTGCGGGAGTCTGAGAATTtcgatgaagatgaagaagagcAAGAAGTGGATGaagctataaaaattgatagattTGATACGGGGtttagttttgtttcaaatgtcGTACATGTCTAGATCGTTATAGATAAGATGATGTAACTCTgagtttcaaagaaaatgtCCGAACTAAATGAagtataatatttaaaatgagTATGTAAAAGACTCAGGTCTTAACAAGTTCTGATAAAGCTATaacaaaaagttaaataatcaaaatttcagcttttcccaaaaatgCCTGAAAGGCAAGTAGTTGGTGAACTCTCATGCTAGGCATCAAAGAGAAGGAGATGCATGAGAAAATTTGGTATTCAAAccgaaaactatgaaatttgaTAAGCTTAGATTTACAAAAACACTGTTGTTGCGTTTTGGAAAACCAGTTAGCACAGCTGAAAACAACCTGTGATGTCAATATGTCGGTCTTCCAGcaactaaaataatttaaataaaaactttgacaTGGGCAGGTAAGACAACATCGACAAGTATGTGCACGACTATAGTTGTTTAGTTATTATTTAATTGACTGGAAAGTGCAAATCTATGTATTTACAGTTTACTTGGCGTTTTTGCGttatttaagcaaaaaaaaaatgaagccAATCCTTATTATATTTCTTGCTTGAAAACGTCAAggtttcttataaaaaattaattcaaaaccGTAGTCAAAAACTTTCTACAATTGTAATTATTTGGAAGAATAATCTATAGTGACtcattttatagtttttttaaatattgtaaGCAGGGTGTCAAAATATTAAAGATAAGGTACAATTGAATACGAGGTGGCAACTACTAAACAGACACCAGGAACCtcactttattcaaaataattttttttactacaaTATGCACATAGGTTACTCACACATATATTTGTTCTGACTATTGTTCAGTCATTTCACTGAAACTAAAGTCAGACACAATCCGACTAAGATTGGGCGACCGAAAATATACTTATTATTTCCTGATGAGTGACCGGGTGATGAGTTATTCTTATCCGTTAAGCCCAAACTTCTTAGTTCCTTCAACAATACGCACGCATACGTGCATACGGAGAAATCGTTGATCTTGATGTCATGACTTTAAGTTGTAGGAAAGATTTTATAACCGATTTCAGAtaggaaagaaaaatggagaacaataacaaaataaaattaatttcgttTTTGTGCTGTCTGAGTTCCGTCacccttttcttttttagtgCCGCCCTAAAAAAATCTTGTTCATCGAATTTTGTGCTCCGTTACCCGTACACCCATTAATAgataacatttgaaaaaaaaataatgaaggaATAGACCCCGTACACGCGCTTTATTCGTATCTGCACGAATGAGGAAAGCGAAATTAAATCAACGGGATTACACCGACAAAATGAGAAGGAGGATAAGAATTTCGATGATTCGAATTTCCGGTCAGTCTTACTGTAATGTGTGCCGTTGGGAATGAGGTCCTTGATGCGTCATATGTGTACTCACTTCCAACTTGTCAAATTAACAGAAGTGGACTCGAAGGAACCAttagtttcaaataaatagtGGTTTCATTTtatgttcacatttttcaaaagagaaaaaggaacAAACCGCACAATGTGTCTAATTTGGGACCATTATATCCGAAGCACACTCGAGCCTCTTAAGATCAAAGAATGTTCTCAAAacactttcaaataattcagAACCCTTTTCTGGAGAGAGTAACTTTAAAACGCTTTGGCTTTCGAGAATTAATCCACAAAATGTGCTAATGTGACATAAAATTTCTTAAACAGAACTTTTTAGAGCaacctttaaattttgaaattttattatgaGCAAAGGACCAGAAACTACTAACTCAACAATGGATGCAATCAATCTgcatcacagaaaaaaaagcacatgcacacaaaaaattatactgaaatataatttccttataaataatttatctctGTGTGAAGCAGACATTGTAAAAAAACTTCTACCAGACGTatcaaaaggaaaaaaatttggagttctATAAAAGATAGTTCCGCTAAAAGGTTTCGAATGGAAAATCTTGGTGGTGAGCCACGATGCTGAATGGGAAATTCGGTTACTTTTCTGTTTTCTCGAGGGTCGTTTTCAACAATTGCAAAACACAAAGACCTTATTTAGTCTGATTCTgatggtttttaaattttcaagttgccTATTCATTATTGTGTAAGATTTAAATATAGTTTTGTCAAGGAGTTGAAAGTATCTATAAAACATATACTGTATATTCTAATTATGTACTGTGAGTTAAGTAAAGAATACAGTAATTATCTGTAATTGTTCACAAACTCACAATACTGAGGACTTCTGAACCGATATGAAAACAGTATTTTGTTACAGAAGAATATCTCATAAAAATAATCTTtcataaaatctaaaaacaaaGATTGTGCAatgacttgaaaaatttgtaacatAATCTGCTATTCCATGTGAGACAAATTTTCCTGTGTGCTGAGCAATCTTTCAGATGATCAGTCATATGAAACAGGAACAAATCCATCAATCTCTTCCTACCACTAACTGTGGGAATTGTATAAAGGTGGGTGGGCGGCATTAGTAGTGGTAAATGTAACACTCTACCACTACTGGCATTGAAGCTGCTCGGAAAAAGTGTTATGTTAGAACTGCCAACGGAAGTGTGTCTGTAATCTCGTTATCGGGCAACATACACGCGCATGTCCTTagccatttgaaatttgcggAATGCGTTGAATTGAATCCAAGCTTTCTGACAATTCCGGAAACGAATAATGTTTGACGCAGTACacaataattgaataaaatctcAATTAACACTGTTATGTTTTGTTTctcatgttttaaaaatattgcatTTAAGCAAAATAGGCTCGCCGCGCTCTTTTTGGGAGCAAATTCTTATCAAATTTAAGCAACatattgctgaaaatcgacgattttcaattttagcaatAGTATGACCCTTTTTGTGAAACTCTTGCAAGTTTGTCGCAACGATTGGCTAGAAACTTACCTGCCAACTTTCTGGAAACAACGatagaaaatattatataCAGTTTTAATAAGTTGCCACGGTTTTTCAGGACCATTTTTTCAAGTGCTGAGGAAAAAGCTGGAGAAAAATATCagtaaaagataaaaaattcaaaatgcagAAGCTGTATTGataatagtttcaaaatatgtttcaagTGCTGAAGAAAAAGCTGGAGAAAAAATATCagtaaaagataaaaaattcaaaatgcagAAGCTGTATTGataatagtttcaaaatttgaaaaactaaaaaatggcATTGTATTATGAGCTTACTAGGGAATGGTGTTACCCCTGCAATCGCTAGGAGGACAAAACAAAGTGAAAATGAAAGATCAGATCTATGGCTACAAgaatcagtttttggaatctgCTAAACTCGGTcccaaagctgaaattttcggtcTTAAAAAGTAGTCctctttttgctcaaaatgccgTTTTTCGTGTGTAGAAGTGGCTACATAAAAGTTTACTTCAGCCGCCGTTCGAATGGCCGATTGGTGAACTCTCGTGCTCATTAATCTAAAGGTCACGGGTTCGTTCCCCActaggtattaattttttttgaatttttcctctagcatgaaatatgcacaaaaacacggtttcttccgttttttggTAACTTCGGAATAAATTTGTTGGTTCCTGGGAATCATAAAagtaatttggaaactttttggaagttttctttttttgataaattttcacttttctcccaCCTGAtgtatgcacatttttttcttcaaaaataatttttcaaaattttttcaaaaagtgtttggtTTGAAAGAGCAGCATTAGTTTGGatatttctacgattttgga comes from Caenorhabditis elegans chromosome X and encodes:
- the npr-7 gene encoding G-protein coupled receptors family 1 profile domain-containing protein (Confirmed by transcript evidence) translates to MNIDSNLTDFQCEYPAIDIGIHMKTLLAVGYGLVGALSLVGNLAVLLIVICRREMQTVTNIFISSVSAADLVITSFSLWATPLAYYQRVWHFGKYMCYMVSIIQGLSLMWVPLTLAAVALDRYSLVASPFRQPMSKKTCLLIIAGIWMGGFAVLSPMIRMVDFVDSYGPCHFCLESWDHDKQHYRLFYGLSVLVIRSAIPLVLISLCHWRIAVILNTQTKKFQTLRSASTVTQSTDIRRKQRLQTLLLAMVVIFAVSSLPLDLSNVLQDLIVVYQVRPVPDNVRHFIFFFCHWTAMAGTLLNPLVYAYYNENFRRQIQTCFGEMRGQGEFKRGLYSIVSGRYSYRETFRADDEENHHRQNTRIELANNQTGDIEVLRTDL